A window of the Molothrus ater isolate BHLD 08-10-18 breed brown headed cowbird chromosome 16, BPBGC_Mater_1.1, whole genome shotgun sequence genome harbors these coding sequences:
- the MARF1 gene encoding meiosis regulator and mRNA stability factor 1 yields MMEGNRTENLCNRSLGWLQRQENDAKPWLWKLSDCFSAAEKALPCSAKTKDYMENKKAAVELKDAPSPHAGSKLFPAVPLPDVHPLQQQQLQLSPGPKVSCCAHGSDSSCTPQMHCGGGGGGNLIHPGTILDSKSTGTITCQVGSGFAYQSASSLKNPPARSNLAGISSEFSGMCVENSVSSCQHLACCGKLHFQPCHGNVHKLHQFPALPSCPSSSGYFPCPEFTAGAAGHLDEHGSQPELPPRVCANPLHLNVVPPVCLKGSHYCTDCLSKPTRNSLADAAKIWPNIPPPSAQTAPVPIPICNGCGTKGAGNEKSLILASSLGKSPQKYGSPEVAVTGQVLENLPPIGVFWDIENCSVPSGRSAVAVVQRIREKFFKGHREAEFICVCDISKENKEVIEELNNCQVTVAHINATAKNAADDKLRQSLRRFADTHTAPATVVLVSTDVNFALELSDLRHRHGFRIILVHKNQASEALLHHAHELICFEEFISDLPPRLPLKMPACHTLLYVYNLPTNRDSKSVSNRLRRLSDNCGGKVLSISGSSAILRFLNQESAERARKRMENEDVFGNRIVVSFTPKNKELNETKSSSFVGTDKVKSPKKVNKSTKLCLLNKDSNDQSAGTKGSAGRGFQVHGSVIKPTNVKSLQELCRLESKNVSRNTENQQERLREQIPSPQSNSNAAISVSLATKKMGAGESSSKNSQKKETSASRSITNSPVDKKDKDETVFQVSYPSAFSKLTASRQLSPLLMSQSCWSSRSMSPNLSNRSSPLTFNVVNHTSGTDCPDPFANGADIQISNIDYRLSRKELQQNLQEIFSRHGKVKSVELSPHTDYQLKAMVQMENLQEAISAVNNLHRYKIGSKRIQVSLATGAASKSLSLLSSEAMSILQDAPACCLPVFKFIEIYEKKFGRKLIVSDLYRLTDTVAIRDQGSGRLVCLLPSSQARQSPLGSSQSHDGSSANCSPIIFEELEYHEPVCKQHCLNKDFIEHEFDPDSYRIPFVVLSLKTFAPQVHSLLQTHEGTVPLLSFPDCYMSEFNDLEMVPEGQGGVPLEHLITCVPGVNIATAQNGIKVIKWIHNKPPPPTADPWLLRSKSPVGNPQLIQFSREVIDLLKSQPSCVIPVSKFIPTYHHHFAKQCRVSDYGYSKLMELLEAVPHVLQILGMGSKRLLTLTHRAQVKRFTQDLLKLLKSQASKQVIVREFLQAYHWCFSKDWDVTEYGVCELADIISEIPDTTICLSQQDNEMVICIPKRERTQEEIERTKQFSKEVVDLLRHQPHFRMPFNKFIPCYHHHFGRQCKLAYYGFTKLLELFEAIPDVLLVLECGEEKILALTEVEQVKAVAAQLVKLLRAQKDNSLLLAELLPEYSRTFGYALRLHDFDVSSVPALMQKLCHVVKVVDTESGKQIQLINRKSLRTLTAQLLVLLMSSDGTSLLSVEQLKQHYETVHNTSLNPCEYGFMTLTELLKSLPYLVEVFTNGAAEEYVKLTNLYVFAKNVRSLLHTYHYQQIFLHEFPVAYSKYTGEVLQPKAYGCNNLEELLGAIPQVVWIKGHGHKRIVVLKNDMKTRFSSPSFPPADHADDHGNQLADNNGHIMETQGSTSSMELNLGGPSNVSNQTEQELLCLTNTSPVDLLCEPVPSCLPSPQLRPDPVVLESADLIQFEERPAPLPEIMILTEEEKQTIVTTAQEKLISGSVVSDTTENASVPPCQSSETQVNKEATDSPAKKQHKNKVKLAANFSLAPVTKL; encoded by the exons ATGATGGAAGGAAACAGGACGGAGAACCTCTGCAATAGATCCTTGGGATGGCTTCAGAGACAAGAGAATGATGCTAAGCCATGGCTCTGGAAGCTTTCTGAttgcttttctgctgctgagaagGCTTTGCCTTGTAGTGCAAAAACG aaaGATTACATGGAGAACAAGAAAGCTGCTGTAGAATTGAAGGATGCTCCATCTCCTCATGCCGGCTCTAAATTGTTTCCAGCAGTGCCGCTTCCCGATGTTCATCCTCTTCAGCAACAGCAACTACAGCTTTCTCCTGGCCCCAAAGTAAGCTGCTGTGCTCATGGCTCTGACTCTTCTTGCACTCCACAAATGCattgtggtggtggtggaggtgGGAACCTGATTCACCCTGGCACAATATTAGACTCAAAAAGCACTGGGACGATAACTTGTCAAGTAGGGTCGGGATTTGCTTATCAGTCTGCATCTTCACTGAAGAACCCTCCAGCTAGAAGCAATTTGGCAGGAATTTCCAGTGAGTTCTCTGGTATGTGTGTAGAAAACAGTGTATCTTCCTGTCAGCATCTGGCCTGTTGTGGAAAACTCCATTTCCAGCCGTGTCACGGTAACGTGCACAAGCTGCAtcagttcccagccctgccgAGCTGCCCATCCTCCTCTGGCTATTTCCCCTGTCCCGAGTTCAccgcgggggctgcggggcacTTGGACGAGCACGGGTCACAGCCGGAGCTGCCGCCACGCGTGTGCGCCAACCCTCTGCACCTAAACGTGGTGCCCCCCGTGTGTCTGAAGGGCTCTCACTACTGCACTGACTGCTTGAGCAAG CCAACCAGGAACAGCCTAGCTGATGCTGCTAAAATCTGGCCAAATATTCCTCCTCCAAGTGCACAGACTGCACCTGTTCCTATCCCAATCTGTAATGGCTGTGGAACCAAAGGAGCAGGAAATGAGAAGAGTTTGATACTGGCAAGCAGCCTTGGCAAATCACCACAGAAATATG GGTCCCCAGAAGTTGCAGTAACAGGCCAAGTTCTGGAAAATTTGCCCCCCATTGGAGTCTTCTGGGATATTGAGAACTGCTCAGTTCCCAGTGGCCGTTCAGCTGTGGCAGTTGTGCAGAGGATTCGGGAGAAGTTTTTTAAAGGTCACAGAGAGGCAGAATtcatctgtgtgtgtgacatcagtaaagaaaataaagaagttaTTGAGGAACTAAACAACTGCCAG GTGACTGTTGCACACATCAATGCTACGGCCAAGAATGCTGCTGATGACAAACTCAGACAGAGTCTGAGGAGATTTGCTGATACACACACTGCACCTGCCACTGTGGTTCTTGTGTCAA cGGATGTGAACTTTGCTTTGGAGCTGAGTGACCTGAGACATCGCCATGGTTTCCGAATCATTTTGGTACATAAAAACCAAGCTTCAGAAGCACTCTTACATCATGCCCATGAACTCATTTGTtttgaagaatttatttcagACTTGCCACCAAGGTTACCACTGAAAATGCCG GCCTGTCATACACTGTTATATGTCTATAATCTGCCAACAAACAGAGACAGCAAAAGTGTCAGCAATCGCCTGCGGCGTCTGTCAGACAACTGTGGGGGGAAGGTGCTGAGCATCTCTGGGAGCAGCGCAATTCTCCGCTTCCTGAACCAGGAGAGCGCGGAACGGGCGCGGAAGCGAATGGAAAATGAGGATGTTTTTGGAAACAGGATTGTAGTGTCTTTCACTCCCAAAAACAAAGAACtcaatgaaacaaaaagctcCAGCTTTGTGGGAACTGACAAGGTCAAGTCTCCCAAAAAAGTTAACAAGAGCACGAAATTGTGCCTCCTCAACAAAGATTCAAATGATCAGTCTGCTGGTAccaaaggctctgctgggaggggatTCCAGGTTCATGGATCTGTCATCAAACCCACAAATGTCAAAAGTTTACAG GAGCTGTGCCGCCTCGAATCAAAGAACGTCAGTAGAAATACTGAAAACCAGCAAGAACGTTTAAGAGAACAAATTCCTTCTCCTCAGAGTAACTCCAATGCAGCAATTTCCGTGTCTCTGGCAACCAAAAAAATGGGAGCAGGAGAATCATCCTCCAAAAATAGTCAGAA AAAAGAGACCTCTGCTTCCAGGAGCATTACCAATTCCCCTGTAgataaaaaagacaaagatgAAACTGTATTTCAGGTCAGCTATCCCTCTGCTTTCAGTAAGTTGACGGCTTCAAGACAGCTCAGTCCTTTACTCATGTCTCAGAGTTGCTGGTCATCTCG GAGTATGTCTCCCAACCTTTCAAATAGATCATCTCCACTCACATTCAATGTAGTGAATCATACCAGTGGTACAGACTGCCCTGATCCCTTTGCAAATGGTGCAGACATTCAGATCAGCAACATAGATTACAGATTGTCCAGAAAAGAGTTGCAGCAAAATTTACAAGAAATCTTCTCAAGACATGGAAAG gTAAAAAGTGTGGAGCTCAGTCCCCACACAGACTACCAGCTGAAGGCTATGGTTCAGATGGAGAATCTGCAAGAAGCCATCAGTGCTGTCAACAATCTGCACAGATACAAAATTGGCAGTAAGAGGATCCAGGTCTCATTAGCAACGGGAGCTGCTAGTAAATCACTCTCTCTGCTTAG CTCAGAAGCAATGTCCATTCTGCAGGATGCACCTGCTTGTTGCTTGCCTGTGTTCAAATTCATAGAAATCTATGAAAAAAA GTTTGGCCGTAAGCTGATTGTGTCGGACCTGTACAGACTGACGGACACCGTGGCCATCCGTGACCAGGGCAGTGGCCGGCTCGTgtgcctcctgcccagcagccaggccaggcagaGCCCCCTGGGATCCTCCCAGTCACACGATGGCTCCTCAGCCAACTGTAGCCCAATAATATTTGAGGAGTTGGAATATCACGAGCCTGTTTGTAAGCAGCATTGCCTGAATAAAGACTTTAT TGAACATGAGTTTGATCCAGATTCTTATAGAATTCCTTTCGTGGTTTTGTCTCTGAAGACATTTGCTCCCCAAGTTCACAGTCTTCTACAGACACATGAGGGTACTGTGCCTTTATTAAG TTTTCCTGATTGTTACATGTCAGAGTTCAATGATCTTGAAATGGTGCCAGAAGGCCAAGGTGGTGTTCCCTTAGAACATCTGATTACCTGTGTTCCTGGAGTTAACATTGCCACTGCCCAAAATGGCATTAAAGTTATCAAATGGATACATAACAAACCACCACCTCCTACTGCAG ATCCTTGGCTCCTGCGTTCCAAGAGCCCTGTAGGTAATCCCCAGCTCATTCAGTTCAGTCGAGAAGTGATAGATCTGCTCAAAAGCCAACCATCCTGTGTCATCCCTGTCAGCAAATTCATCCCAACCTACCATCACCACTTTGCCAAGCAATGCAGAGTGTCTGACTATGGCTATTCCAAATtaatggagctgctggaagcagtgcCTCATGTGCTGCAG ATTCTGGGCATGGGTTCCAAACGCTTGCTAACGctgacacacagagctcaggtgAAGCGCTTCACTCAAGATTTACTGAAGCTGCTCAAGTCCCAGGCCAGCAAGCAAGTTATTGTGAGGGAATTCTTGCAGGCTTATCACTG GTGTTTCTCTAAGGATTGGGATGTTACTGAGTATGGAGTGTGTGAACTAGCTGATATTATATCAGAAATTCCAGATACAACCATCTGTTTGTCACAGCAAGACAATGAAATGGTGATTTGTATTCCTAAAAGAG agcGTACTCAGGAGGAAATTGAAAGAACCAAGCAGTTTTCCAAGGAGGTGGTGGATCTGCTGCGGCACCAGCCCCATTTCCGAATGCCCTTCAATAAATTTATTCCATGTTACCACCACCACTTTGGGCGCCAGTGCAAGCTCGCTTACTATGGGTTTACAAAACTACTTGAACTCTTTGAAGCCATACCAGATGTCTTACTT GTGCTGGAGTGTGGGGAGGAGAAGATCCTGGCGCTGACAGAGGTGGAGCAGGTGAAGGCAGTGGCTGCCCAGCTGGTGAAGCTGCTGCGGGCACAGAAGGacaattccctgctgctggcagagctgctgcccgAGTACAGCCGCACCTTCGGCTACGCCCTGCGCCTGCACGACTTCGACGTCAGCTCCGTGCCAGCCCTCATGCAGAAACTCTGCCACGTTGTGAAG GTGGTTGACACAGAATCTGGCAAGCAAATTCAGCTGATAAATAGAAAATCTCTGCGGACTCTGACTGCCCAGCTGCTGGTCTTGCTGATGTCCTCGGATGGAACATCCTTGCTCTCTGTTGAGCAGCTTAAGCAACATTATGAAACAGTCCACAATACTTCACTTAATCCATGTGAATATGGATTTATGACCTTAACTGAACTCCTGAAGAGTCTGCCTTACTTGGTTGAG GTTTTTACCAATGGTGCAGCAGAAGAATATGTCAAGCTTACAAACCTGTATGTTTTTGCAAAGAATGTGAGGTCCTTACTTCACACCTACCATTATCAGCAAATTTTTCTTCATGAGTTCCCAGTAGCATACAGCAAATACACAGGAGAAGTGCTGCAGCCTAAAGCATATGGATGCAATAATTTAGAAGAGCTCTTGGGAGCAATTCCACAG GTGGTCTGGATTAAAGGACATGGCCATAAGAGAATTGTAGTCCTGAAGAATGATATGAAAA CTCGTTTTAGCTCACCTAGTTTTCCCCCTGCTGATCATGCAGATGATCATGGAAATCAACTTGCTGACAATAATGGACATATTATGGAGACCCAAGGATCCACTTCCTCAATGGAACTAAATCTAGGAGGGCCTAGCAATG TTTCTAATCAAACAGAGcaggaacttctttgcctcacaAACACATCTCCTGTTGATCTCCTGTGTGAGCCAgtcccttcctgcctgccaTCTCCCCAGCTGAGACCTGACCCCGTGGTTCTTGAGTCTGCAGACCTCATTCAGTTTGAGGAGCGCCCTGCACCTCTCCCAG AGATAATGATTttaacagaagaagaaaaacagacaatTGTTACCACTGCTCAAGAAAAGCTGATCTCTGGTTCTGTGGTGTCTGACACCACAGAGAATGCTTCAGTGCCTCCCTGCCAGTCCTCTGAAACCCAAGTAAACAAAGAAGCAACGGACAGCCCAGCcaaaaagcaacacaaaaacaAGGTCAAATTGGCAGCAAACTTCTCACTTGCACCTGTAACTAAGCTTTAA